The genomic segment GGCAATTCCCCTGCAAGGCAGGCGGAAAGGCAGATAAGCCCCTCCGAATACTGCGTAAGCAGCTCTTCATCGATGCGGGGTTTGTAATACATCCCCTCGGTGTAGCCTTTAGAGCACAGCACCATCAAATTCCGGTAGCCTGTTTCAGTTTCGGCAAGCAGGATCAGGTGAAAGTATTTACGGACGCCGGTATTGGTGTTCTCCGGCTTTCCGAAGCGGCTGCCGTTTGCAACATATACTTCGCAGCCGATAACCGGTTTTATCCCCTGCGCCTTGCATTCGCGGGAAAAGCGCAATGCTGCAAACATATTGCCGTGGTCGGTCAGCGCAAGGGCGGTTTGTCCGAGGTTTTTAGCGGTCAATATCAGTTTTTTTATGGAAGAAGCGCCGTCCAACAGCGAATAGTCGGAGTGCACGTGTAAATGAACAAAATCTTGAGGCATACCCAAAACTATAGCAAAAAAGGCGGTATATGATAAGGGGCGGAAAAAGGGCGGAAGCTCCCGGCATGGAAGCCGATGTGATTATCTAAAACGACAAAAAGCTCCGCATTGACATATCGGATACCTTAAAGTATTGTAAACGCAATATATTTGGGTATCTCAAAAAAAAACGAAATTCTTCAAAGAAAGGTAGTGATGAAAATTTTAGTTACAGGGTTTGATCCCTTCGGCGGAGAAAAAATCAATCCCGCTTTAGAAGCAATTAAACGATTGCCCAATGAAATTTTAGGCGCGCAGATTATCAAGCTTGAAATTCCTACCGTCGTAGGTAAATCTTTGGCAAAAATAAAAGAAACGGTCGAAATAGAAAATCCCGATGTTGTTCTCAGCATCGGGCAGGCAGGAGGCAGAGCCGATATTACCGTAGAAAGAATCGGTATCAATATCGACGACTGCCGCATTCCCGATAATGAAGGGAACCAACCGATCGACGAACCGGTAGTAAACGGCGGCCCCGCCGCATATTTTGTTACCATTCCGATAAAGGCCATCGTTGAAAAAATAAAAGCGCATAAAATTCCCGCTTCAATTTCCAACACGGCAGGAACCTTCGTTTGCAATCATGTCTGTTACGGCGTTGCACATCTTGCAGCAAGGAGAACAGCGGCGGGAAAACCGATGAAAAGCGGTTTTATCCATATTCCGCTCCTGCCCGAACAGGTAATAGGGAAACCGGTGCTTACACCTTCAATGAGCTTGGAAACAATTGTCAGCGGAATTACATACGCGCTTAAAGCCATTGCCGAACATAGTTCCGACATAAAAGTTTCGGGCGGAAAAATCTGCTAGAGGAACGCCTGTTATGAGTATTATCCGGCTGCTGCTTACGGCATTCTTACCGGCGGCGGCGGCGGCTTGTATCGCAGTCAAAAAACACGTTCCCGTTTATGCACTTGCAACCGTATTCTGTGCGGCGGCGGTTTCGCTGCTCCCGGTTATTGTACTCCAGCATCTTGTGCATTCTTTCTTAGATGCCGGTATTTCGGGACAACCGGAAGCAGTGCAACTTCTCTTTAACAGCTTTATTACGGCAGGCTTAATAGAGGAAGCCGTTAAAGCAGCATTCTTTTGCTTAACAGCCGCCGTACTGTTGAAAAAAAAGCTCCCGGCCGGACAGAGTATCATACTTGCAGTGTTCTTCGGCCTTGCCTTTAGCGGTTTTGAAAATATTTCGTATAGTTTGCGGTATTCCGGCGTACAGTTTCTTCGGCTTTTAACCGCTTCCACATTGCACGGAATACTCGGCTGTTTTTATGTATCGATACTGTCTGCCGAAACAAAGCGGAAAGCTGCGCTTATCTTTGTGTCCGCTGTTTTCCTCCACGGTCTCTATAATTTTTTTATTTTTCTACTTACATAACCCTGTACTAAAACAAGTTTTTTTAGTATGTTAGGACGTCAGCGGTTTTATACTAACCGTATTTTTATCTATAGCAAGGGCGGATAAATGAATACTTTTTATAACGCGGAAG from the Treponema vincentii F0403 genome contains:
- the pcp gene encoding pyroglutamyl-peptidase I; the encoded protein is MKILVTGFDPFGGEKINPALEAIKRLPNEILGAQIIKLEIPTVVGKSLAKIKETVEIENPDVVLSIGQAGGRADITVERIGINIDDCRIPDNEGNQPIDEPVVNGGPAAYFVTIPIKAIVEKIKAHKIPASISNTAGTFVCNHVCYGVAHLAARRTAAGKPMKSGFIHIPLLPEQVIGKPVLTPSMSLETIVSGITYALKAIAEHSSDIKVSGGKIC
- a CDS encoding PrsW family glutamic-type intramembrane protease codes for the protein MSIIRLLLTAFLPAAAAACIAVKKHVPVYALATVFCAAAVSLLPVIVLQHLVHSFLDAGISGQPEAVQLLFNSFITAGLIEEAVKAAFFCLTAAVLLKKKLPAGQSIILAVFFGLAFSGFENISYSLRYSGVQFLRLLTASTLHGILGCFYVSILSAETKRKAALIFVSAVFLHGLYNFFIFLLT